From a single Drosophila sulfurigaster albostrigata strain 15112-1811.04 chromosome 3, ASM2355843v2, whole genome shotgun sequence genomic region:
- the LOC133845837 gene encoding periodic tryptophan protein 2 homolog produces the protein MKFGYKFSNLLGTIYRNGNLVFTPDGNSVISPVGNRITVYDLKNNKSRTLSLESRYNYTNIALSPDGSLMLAINETGDAQLISMVSCTVIHRHKFQTGVQCVSFSPDGSYFAVARENLVLIFSAPGEITGEYNPFVLKRSFLGGYDDVTWLDWSSDSKLLAIGCRDSSTKICAIKHTRNFRTYNLSGHTDAIVSCFFESNSLHINTVSRNGQLCLWECSMALSDLVEADETDVAPPQRKKKATAKKNGSDEENESEDDVDNNVERPQVETNGTEDDNEIKDEEIRKSHPFFYSKLGRHYLANEPRKEKRDALLTAANYNRQTKVLVVGFSTGAFYLYELPDVNMIHSLSISDYPISAALFNCTGDWVALASKEIGQLLVWEWQSEQYIMKQQGHSSEMTCIAYSPDGQYIATGGEDSKVKLWNTQSSFCFVTFSEHTSGVSAVTFSRNKKFLVSSSLDGTVRAFDIIRYRNFRTFTSPTPAQFACVAVDYSGELVVAGGQDVFDIYLWSIKTGKLLEVISGHEGPVTSVAFSPVPTSSTLISGSWDKTVKIWNCLESNSEHETIDALSDVTSVTFSPSGEEVAVSTLSGTITVFDVKSATQVTTIEGRDDLGGGRLETDVVTAKTNTQSNYFSTIEYSADGECLLAAGKSANICIYHVREAILLKKFQITQNFSLDGLNDFISRKHLSEFGNMALVEEREQLEGGNVAIRLPGVRKGDMSARRFQPEVRVFSVRFSPTGQAFAAAGTEGLCIYALDKGVVFDPFDLSLEVTPKAVHESLKRLEYTKALVMSLKLNESNLVTLVLERVPYRDIELLCADLSPDFAQRLLQHLSRLLQSSPHIEFYLQWCCCLLTKHGYHDGVFHQTALLGLHESISNKYEMLNKICDFNKYTMRVLLDRSEKLKELKQSKGENDDAEDGDSDDEMLLIRNQDDKILEREFEDDEESEEDSEENAEESDESS, from the exons ATGAAGTTTGGATACAAA tttTCGAATTTGTTGGGCACAATCTATCGCAATGGAAATTTGGTCTTCACACCTGATGGAAATTCAGTTATCAGTCCTGTGGGAAATCGGATAACCGTATACGATCTCAAGAA CAACAAGTCTCGCACGTTGTCGTTGGAGTCTCGCTACAACTACACAAATATTGCCCTGTCTCCAGATGGCAGCTTAATGCTTGCAATCAACGAGACGGGCGATGCACAGCTGATAAGCATGGTGTCCTGCACCGTGATCCACCGCCATAAATTCCAAACTGGAGTGCAATGTGTTAGCTTCAGCCCAGATGGCAGTTACTTTGCCGTGGCGAGAGAGAATCTTGTTCTAATATTTAGTGCTCCTGGAGAAATTACCGGCGAGTACAATCCATTTGTACTGAAACGCAGTTTCCTTGGCGGTTATGACGATGTCACGTGGTTGGATTGGTCGTCCGATTCGAAGTTGCTTGCCATCGGTTGTCGCGATAGCTCCACGAAGATCTGTGCCATTAAACACACGCGGAACTTTAGAACGTACAATCTAAGTGGACACACGGATGCAATTGTCTCATGTTTCTTCGAATCGAATAGTTTGCACATCAACACGGTTAGTCGCAATGGTCAGCTATGCTTGTGGGAGTGTAGCATGGCACTCTCTGACTTGGTGGAGGCCGATGAAACAGATGTTGCACCGCCACAACGCAAAAAGAAGGCGACTGCCAAGAAAAATGGTTCAGATGAGGAAAACGAGTCGGAGGATGATGTGGATAACAATGTTGAGCGACCGCAAGTGGAGACAAATGGCACGGAAGATGATAATGAAATCAAGGATGAGGAGATCCGCAAGTCGCATCCATTCTTTTACAGTAAATTGGGACGTCATTATTTGGCCAACGAGCCGCGCAAGGAGAAGCGTGATGCATTACTCACGGCTGCAAATTATAATCGTCAAACCAAGGTATTGGTTGTAGGCTTTAGCACTGgtgctttttatttgtacGAGCTGCCCGATGTCAATATGATCCACTCACTAAGCATCTCTGACTATCCAATTTCCGCGGCGCTCTTCAACTGCACTGGTGATTGGGTGGCGCTGGCATCCAAGGAAATTGGTCAGCTGCTGGTTTGGGAATGGCAGAGTGAGCAGTACATTATGAAGCAGCAAGGACACAGCAGTGAAATGACTTGCATTGCGTACTCTCCGGATGGTCAGTACATTGCCACCGGCGGTGAGGACTCCAAAGTGAAGCTGTGGAACACTCAAAGCAGTTTCTGCTTTGTGACGTTTAGTGAGCACACAAGTGGAGTGTCGGCAGTTACATTCAGTCGCAACAAGAAATTCCTGGTCAGCAGTTCATTGGATGGCACTGTACGTGCCTTCGATATTATTAGATATCGTAATTTCAGGACATTCACATCGCCCACTCCGGCACAATTCGCTTGTGTAGCTGTGGACTATTCTGGAGAATTGGTTGTCGCAGGTGGACAAGATGTGTTTGACATTTATCTGTGGTCCATTAAGACGGGCAAATTGCTTGAAGTCATAAGTGGCCATGAGGGTCCAGTTACTTCGGTAGCCTTTTCCCCTGTCCCAACGTCATCTACGCTCATTTCTGGATCATGGGACAAAACGGTAAAGATTTGGAATTGCCTGGAAAGTAATAGTGAGCATGAGACAATCGATGCCCTTTCTGATGTGACTTCTGTAACATTTAGTCCGAGTGGAGAAGAG GTCGCAGTGTCTACGCTTTCAGGCACCATAACCGTCTTCGATGTGAAATCGGCAACGCAAGTGACCACAATTGAGGGTCGTGATGATTTGGGAGGCGGTCGCTTGGAGACTGATGTTGTGACTGCCAAGACGAATACGCAATCAAA CTATTTCTCGACGATAGAGTATTCGGCGGACGGTGAATGCCTTTTGGCAGCGGGCAAATCAGCAAACATTTGCATCTACCATGTTCGTGAAGCGATCCTGCTAAAGAAGTTCCAGATAACACAGAACTTCAGTCTCGACGGTCTAAAT GACTTTATCAGCCGCAAGCATCTGAGCGAATTTGGCAACATGGCATTGGTGGAGGAACGTGAGCAGCTGGAGGGAGGCAATGTGGCTATACGCTTGCCGGGCGTACGTAAGGGAGACATGTCCGCTCGACGCTTTCAGCCCGAGGTGAGAGTGTTTTCTGTCCGCTTTTCACCCACTGGTCAGGCATTTGCTGCAGCTGGCACCGAAGGCCTTTGCATCTATGCACTCGATAAGG GCGTTGTCTTCGATCCGTTCGATTTGTCACTGGAAGTGACACCGAAGGCGGTGCATGAGTCACTAAAGAGGCTGGAGTATACAAAGGCCCTTGTGATGTCCCTGAAACTAAACGAATCCAATTTGGTGACCTTAGTGCTGGAGCGTGTGCCATATAGGGACA TTGAATTGCTCTGCGCGGATCTCTCGCCTGACTTTGCTCAGCGATTGCTGCAACATCTTTCCCGCCTGCTGCAGTCGTCGCCCCACATCGAGTTCTACTTGCAGTGGTGCTGTTGCCTGTTGACTAAACATGGCTATCATGATGGAGTCTTTCATCAGACAGCTTTACTGGGATTACACGAAAGTATATCGAACAAATATGAGATGCTGAATAAGAT TTGTGACTTTAACAAATACACGATGCGCGTGTTGTTGGACAGATCAGAGAAACTCAAGGAGTTGAAGCAATCAAAGGGCGAGAACGATGATGCAGAAGATGGTGACAGTGATGATGAGATGCTGTTGATCAGGAATCAGGATGATAAGATTTTAGAGCGCGAGTTTGAAGACGATGAAGAGAGCGAGGAAGACAGCGAAGAAAATGCTGAGGAAAGTGACGAATCATCATAG
- the LOC133845841 gene encoding proteasome subunit beta type-5: MALAEICKISNASYMKPSAWTSSEVEEDLNAFTSNLANPYTLAAPPFENPLENLNKIQANGEKTGIKINFDHGTTTLGFKYQGGVILAVDSRATGGQYIGSQTMKKIVEINQFLLGTLAGGAADCVYWDRVLAKECRLHELRNKERISVAAASKIMANIAHEYKGMGLSMGMMLAGYDKRGPGLYYVDSEGSRTPGNVFSVGSGSIYAFGVLDSGYHWDLKDTEAQELGRRAIYHATYRDAYSGGIVRVYHMTPNGWIKISETDCMELHYKYKEEKEAK; this comes from the exons aTGGCATTAGCTGAGATTTGCAAAATTTCCAACGCTTCGTACATGAAGCCTTCTGCATGGACATCGTCCGAAGTTGAAGAAGATCTAAATGCATTCACAAGCAACCTCGCAAATCCTTATACTCTAGCCGCTCCTCCATTCGAAAAC CCTCTTGagaatttaaacaaaatcCAAGCGAATGGCGAAAAAACCggcataaaaattaactttgatCACGGAACCACAACGTTGGGCTTTAAGTACCAAGGTGGTGTCATATTAGCTGTCGATTCACGTGCCACTGGTGGTCAATACATTGGATCccaaacaatgaaaaaaattgtggaaattaaTCAGTTTTTGCTGGGCACATTGGCTGGCGGTGCCGCTGACTGTGTCTACTGGGATCGTGTGTTGGCCAAAGAATGCCGCCTCCACGAGCTGCGCAACAAAGAGCGTATTTCGGTCGCTGCTGCCAGCAAGATCATGGCTAACATTGCCCACGAATACAAAGGTATGGGACTGAGTATGGGTATGATGTTGGCCGGCTATGACAAGCGCGGCCCAGGATTGTACTATGTGGATTCCGAAGGATCACGCACTCCAGGCAACGTATTCTCGGTTGGCAGTGGTTCTATTTATGCCTTTGGTGTTCTTGACTCTGGCTACCATTGGGACTTGAAGGACACTGAAGCCCAGGAGTTGGGTCGCCGTGCTATCTACCATGCCACCTACCGCGATGCTTACTCCGGAGGCATTGTCCGAGTTTATCACATGACGCCAAATGGTTGGATCAAAATATCCGAGACAGATTGCATGGAATTGCATTACAAATATaaagaggagaaggaggcCAAGTAA
- the LOC133845842 gene encoding pre-mRNA-splicing factor Syf2, giving the protein MEQPKSAAEKLAERKARLLDLHKQRQEARTQNHQEVVAEDARKKLPSNWEARKRQAEWLLADDKARAEAESSGKDYERMKLLEVSAIDADRIEKKKQRKDNPDLGFSTYEAQTARQYNRLVKSMPPRDMAKYEKQKAELGEAFYGGPNTTLHLRTKDTPSAINNMVKDLDQQIERRKKYSRRRIYNDDADVDFINERNSKFNKKLDRFYGEHTAEIKQNLERGTAI; this is encoded by the coding sequence ATGGAACAGCCAAAATCTGCTGCAGAGAAATTGGCAGAACGAAAGGCACGCCTGTTGGACCTGCACAAACAACGCCAAGAGGCGCGCACCCAAAACCACCAGGAAGTCGTCGCAGAAGATGCACGCAAGAAATTGCCCAGCAACTGGGAAGCTCGTAAACGACAAGCAGAGTGGCTGCTGGCAGATGACAAAGCACGAGCAGAAGCGGAATCTTCTGGCAAAGATTACGAGCGCATGAAGCTGCTGGAAGTATCTGCCATAGATGCTGATCGCATCGAGAAGAAGAAACAACGCAAAGATAATCCCGATCTGGGCTTTTCAACATACGAAgcacagacagccagacaatACAATCGACTTGTTAAATCCATGCCACCTCGCGACATGGCCAAGTACGAGAAACAGAAGGCTGAGTTGGGCGAAGCATTTTATGGCGGTCCAAACACAACACTTCATCTGCGCACAAAAGATACGCCGAGTGCTATAAACAATATGGTCAAGGACTTAGATCAGCAAATTGAGCGTAGAAAGAAATACTCTAGAAGGCGTATTTACAACGACGATGCCGATGTTGACTTCATAAACGAACGCAACTCTAAATTCAACAAGAAATTGGATCGTTTCTATGGCGAACATACGGCGGAGATAAAGCAGAATCTGGAACGCGGAACAGCCATTTAA
- the LOC133845843 gene encoding uncharacterized protein LOC133845843 has protein sequence MQNFSAREKFLITNTLNCLPVLLQGRAVLIDLHNETSVAGIINIADGHMTCELTDAVFIDRNGEHHAFDNFMVRNRMIRLLHLPADLDIRTELLQQQQKRSGRFKKTNTKRTFKQKRAEDRHKETLDHITKQQNDNK, from the coding sequence atgcaAAACTTCAGCGCGCGTGAAAAGTTTTTGATTACAAACACCTTGAACTGTTTGCCCGTTTTGCTACAAGGACGCGCTGTGCTCATCGATCTGCACAATGAGACTTCGGTAGCGGGCATCATAAATATTGCCGACGGCCACATGACTTGCGAATTAACGGACGCCGTCTTTATAGATCGCAATGGGGAACACCACGCATTCGACAATTTTATGGTTCGAAATCGTATGATTCGTCTGCTACATTTGCCTGCGGATTTGGACATTAGAACGGaattgttgcagcagcagcaaaagcgatCGGGCAGATTcaagaaaacaaatacaaagcGCACGTTCAAGCAAAAGCGAGCCGAAGATCGTCACAAGGAAACTCTGGATCACAttacaaaacagcaaaacgaTAATAAATAA
- the LOC133845840 gene encoding ceramide phosphoethanolamine synthase encodes MIGPSSQISKILLTLLFLLIIFYIFMDIELYLRVHNYAIDRNYHTNDSTAIYTTSSEPSSSPSDPSKTLKLPTVAKEPSYEETTWISCDINPLCHITVKAILLDHTNHYVFAPLATIFDNVVEISRSTFITPNMISFFHVGVACVSGKLVSSDSLGYRRLGVLLFQIRTFLDDLDGHVARVRKHIRGERSEIGTSGYYIDGLCDGLGCIALLLGMFFYLKNNPPRRGYSIIPMSESKSEPTTATMIPKMKATTRKVAKNVISFTGQLLLSSTAWNRYIAVYQNMLEREDISSSQYQCQNYVFKSTLFFCVAWMWRIVNVHALLHCVLLSIFCDKLWDFLRAIRYSGYIILLVAICLTEMHILEAQNYIFNSAACSNISL; translated from the coding sequence ATGATTGGGCCGAGTTCgcaaataagcaaaatattattaactctattgtttttgttgataatattttacatttttatggaTATAGAGCTCTATTTGCGAGTTCACAATTATGCTATCGATCGCAACTATCACACAAATGATTCGACAGCAATATATACAACGTCGTCGGAGCCATCGAGTTCACCTTCCGATCCGAGTAAAACCCTAAAGCTTCCCACCGTCGCAAAGGAGCCATCCTATGAGGAAACTACGTGGATATCGTGTGATATAAATCCACTATGTCATATAACCGTTAAAGCCATACTCTTGGATCACACCAATCATTATGTATTCGCACCATTGGCCACCATATTTGACAATGTGGTTGAGATCTCACGTTCCACGTTCATCACGCCCAACATGATATCCTTTTTCCACGTGGGAGTCGCTTGCGTATCGGGAAAACTGGTGTCATCCGATAGCTTAGGATACAGGCGCCTTGGAGTGCTACTCTTTCAAATCCGTACATTCTTGGATGACCTGGACGGGCATGTGGCACGCGTCAGGAAACACATTCGTGGTGAGCGATCCGAAATTGGAACATCAGGCTATTATATAGATGGTCTCTGCGATGGACTCGGTTGTATTGCGCTACTCTTGGGCATGTTTTTCTATCTAAAAAATAATCCACCACGTCGAGGTTACTCAATAATTCCAATGAGCGAATCCAAATCGGAGCCAACAACCGCAACAATGATTCCCAAAATGAAAGCTACCACACGCAAAGTGGCAAAAAATGTCATCAGCTTTACGGGTCAACTGTTGCTCAGCTCGACGGCCTGGAATCGTTACATTGCCGTTTACCAAAACATGTTGGAGCGAGAAGATATCAGTAGCAGTCAGTACCAGTGCCAgaattatgtatttaagtCGACGCTATTTTTCTGTGTGGCATGGATGTGGCGTATTGTGAACGTACATGCCCTGCTCCATTGCGTACtgcttagtatattttgcgaCAAGTTGTGGGACTTCCTACGAGCGATTCGTTACAGtggatatattatattactagTTGCCATTTGCTTAACCGAAATGCACATACTGGAGGCccaaaactatatttttaattcagcAGCGTGTAGTAATATTTCACTGTGA